The following DNA comes from Candidatus Tanganyikabacteria bacterium.
TTGCCCACGATCGGAGGCGGCGCCGGATCGGAGTTCTGGCCCGCAACGCCGGCGGCACGATGGGGGTCGGTAGGCGGCCCCGCCCGCCCCGGGGCGTCTTGGGCTTCCGCCTTTTCCGGGGTGTCCGGGGCTTCCGGCCTATTCGGAGTATCCGAGGCTTCCGGCCTTTTCGGGGTATCCGTGGCTTCCGGCCTTTGCGGGGCACCCGAGGTTACCGCCAGTTCCGGGGTACCCGGCGCCCCAGGCCGGCCGGCCCGCAGGCCGCCCTGGCCTATTTTCGGTGGGGCCGGCCTGTTGTGCCGCCACTCGTATGGCGTGACGGACAGGCCGCCGTCAAGGGCCCAGATGTTGCGGCCGGCCTCCCGTGCCTCGCGCTGGGCGGCTACCAGGGCGGCGGTGTGCGCGACGTTCGGGGGGTGGGTGTAGAGCATCGCGAAGCCCTGGCGGACCATTTCGAGGTTGACGAAGACCTCGCCCGCGTAGAGGTAGCCAAGAGTCCGCCCGTAGCGATCGCGAGGCTGGACGTCGGTCTCGACGCGAACCGCCTTGCCGGTCACCAGTTGCCGCAGGAATGCGGTGGCGCGCGGGCCCCAGGGTGCCTGATCCTTCTCCGGAGCGTCGATTCCCAGCAGGCGAACTTTCCGTTCCCCGCCGGCGGCTCGGACGACCACGGTGTCGCCGTCGGTCACGTGGGAGACGGTCCCGGTGAGAGAGGCCGCATGGGCCTGGCTCGGCCAGAATGCCAGGAAGGCGATCAGCGCAAGACCGGCCAGCAGCCGGCCGCCCGGCCCTACTGCAGGCCCGACCCGGCCTCGGGGTCCCGTGGCTTGGCGTACGGGGGCCGGTTGTGCTGGGCGGCGTAGAGGATGCGCTTCCACTCATTCATGTAAGCACGCGCGATCTGCCGGGACCGGATGATGAGGAAGTTCTCGTTGTTGGCGGCCTCGGCGTTCTGGGAGTAGTTGAACGAGCCCGTGATGACGACGTCGTCGTCGATCAGGATGACCTTGTGGTGCATGAGCGCCTGGTTGCCGTCTTTGAGGACCTTCACGCCGCGGCGCTTCAGCGAGTCGAAGAGCGACGCGTCGCCGGCGGCGAGCCACCGATCCATCACACCCTGGACGTCCAGGCCCTCCCGAACCTTGCGGGCGAGCATGTCGCCCACGTCGGAATCGGTCAGCGAAAACGTCATGAAGTAGACGTGCTTGCGAGCTTCGGCCAGTTGCGCCACCACGGCGGCCTTCCCGCCGCCCTTGGGCGAGAAGTAAGGCATCATCTGCACGCCGCCGACCGTGACCCCGGCGCCGTCGAGGAGGCCGCGCAGCATGTCGGTGGGGCCGAAGTGGCCGCTCCCAAAGTAGCGCTCGAAGACGGCCGTGTAAGTCCCGGCCAGGTGCTCGGAACGGATGGTGATCGCGTTGTTGTTGTGCCAGTACAGGCTGCGGACGGTGGCGTTGGTCGAACCCGTCCACACCACGCGCTGATCGGCGATCACGAACTTGTCGTGCATGATGGCCGAGCGCTTGTCGTCGCGGACCGTGATGCCGGCTTCCTTGAGCGCCTTGATGGACTCGCGGAACCGGCCGTTCTCCTGGTGCAGGTTGTCCGAGTCGGTGATGACGCGGACCTGCACGCCGCGCCGCTTGGCCGCGATCAGGGCCTCGGCCACCCTGACCTCTTCCAGGTCGTAGAAGGACACGTCGAGCGTGTGATGGGCGCCCCGAATCAGCTTGAAGAGGCTCTTGTCCGTGTTGTACGGATTCTGGCGGGCGCGCGGCTCGTTGTACTCGATGGTCTCGCCATAGGTGTCGTTGAAGTAGGCGCGAACCGGGGAACCGGTCCCTTCCGCGTCCTGGGCGAGCAGTTCGTCGTCTCCGGCAGCCGGCGCGATCGGCGCCTGTATTCCCTTGGGGGCGCCGCAGCCTGCCAGCACCAAGGCCAACGCGACACCGGCCGCCAGGGCGATTCGCTTCAGCGAACCAGCACCTGGGGGGACGAATCGCGCACGCACATGTTCTATATCCGTTAAGAACCCTTAGGGGATTCCTAACGGAGAGTTAGCTTAACCCAAAGCTTCGGTTAAGTATTGCTGTGTGGCAGATGAGACCTGCCATCCGGCGATCGGCTGCCAGGGCCGAGTCGCACGACAGCCCCGAAACCGGGCCTGCCCCGCGGGTGACCCCCCTCCGGAACCCCGGGCTTGACCCGGGAGTGACCCCCCCATAGGATGGAAGCTGGATCCTCACGGTGGGGCGTCGCCAAGCGGTAAGGCATCGGCCTTTGGAGCCGACATTCGAAGGTTCGAATCCTTCCGCCCCAGCCTGATAGTCAAAATCT
Coding sequences within:
- a CDS encoding thermonuclease family protein, whose translation is MTDGDTVVVRAAGGERKVRLLGIDAPEKDQAPWGPRATAFLRQLVTGKAVRVETDVQPRDRYGRTLGYLYAGEVFVNLEMVRQGFAMLYTHPPNVAHTAALVAAQREAREAGRNIWALDGGLSVTPYEWRHNRPAPPKIGQGGLRAGRPGAPGTPELAVTSGAPQRPEATDTPKRPEASDTPNRPEAPDTPEKAEAQDAPGRAGPPTDPHRAAGVAGQNSDPAPPPIVGNRNSRKFHGATCPLGARMSARNRVGFGSAREAEAAGMTPCGRCKGR